TGCGTCCGGAGGATACGCTTCAGGATGTGTTAGTGCTGAAGGCGCGAAGCGGCCACTCCACCATTGCCATCACGGACAACGGGGAACCGACAGGCAAGCTGATGGGCATTGTCACCAGCCGCGATTACCGCGAGAACCGGCTGCCGCCGGACTGCCCGATTACGGAGTTCATGACTCCGCTTGCTTCGCTGATCTATGCTGAAGAAGGAATTACACTGACCGAAGCCAACGACATGATCTGGGATCATAAGCTGAACTGCCTGCCGATTGTGAATGCCAGCGGCCATCTCGTCCACCTGGTCTTCCGCAAGGATTATGACAGCCATCAGGAATATCCGCTGGAGCTGCATGATGACAACAAACAGCTCATCGTTGGCGCAGGGATCAATTCGCGGGATTACAAGGAACGCGTACCGGCGCTCGTGGAGGCTGGTGCAGATATCCTCTGCATCGACTCCTCCGACGGGTATTCAGAGTGGCAGGCGGAGACCATCCATTATATTAAGGATACTTTCGGGGAGCAGGTGAAGGTTGGCGCAGGCAATGTTGTCGATAAGGAGGGCTTCCTGTACCTCGTGGAAGCGGGGGCGGACTTCATCAAGGTCGGCATCGGCGGAGGCTCCATCTGCATTACCCGGGAGCAAAAAGGGATTGGACGCGGTCAGGCCTCCTCCGTCATTGAAGTCGCGGCCGCCCGCCAGGAATATTACGAGCAGACCGGCATCTACGTCCCGATCTGCTCCGACGGCGGGATTGTCCATGATTATCATATTGTGCTGGCTCTGGCGATGGGCGCTGATTTCGTGATGCTTGGCCGGTATTTTGCCAGATTCGATGAAAGCCCCGGACGCAAGCTGCTGGTCGGCGGGAACTTCGTGAAGGAATATTGGGGTGAAGGCGCAAGCCGTGCCCGCAACTGGCAGCGTTATGACTTCGGCAATGCCGATAAGGAGAGCAAGCTTGAGTTCGAGGAGGGCGTGGATTCCTTCATTCCTTATGCGGGCCGGCTGAAGGATAATCTCGATCTCAGCATCAGCAAAATCAAATCCACCATGTGCAATTGCGGCTCGCTGACCATCCCGGAATTGCAGCAGAAGGCGAAGATTACACTCGTCTCCTCCACAACGATCTTTGAAGGAGGCGCACATGATGTTATGCTTAAGGAAAAGGACAGATCATCCTCCTGATCACATCCTAATCCATAAGGAGCGTCAACCATGACCCAAATTACCAAAGTTCTGGTCAGCAAGGACCAGCTGCAGCAACGAGTAAAAGAACTGGGAGCTGAAATCTCGCGTGACTATGAGGGCAAGGAGCTTGTCCTTATCTGCATTCTTAAGGGCGGCGCCGTATTCATGTCCGACCTGATGCGTGAGATCACCTTTCCGGTCGGCGTCGACTATATGTCGGTGTCCAGCTACGGGGCAAGCTCCACCTCCTCCGGCGTCATCACGATCAAGAAGGATATCGACATGGATATCCGCGGCAAGCATGTCCTGCTCATCGAGGATCTGATCGATACCGGCCTGACGCTTCAGCATCTGAAGGAGCTGTTCGCCCTGCGTGAAGCGGCAAGCGTACGCATCTGCACCATCCTCAGCAAGCCTTCACGCCGTCTGGTCGATGTTCCCATCGACTACAGCGGGATTGATATTCCCGACGAATTCGTCGTCGGCTACGGTCTCGACTATGCTGAGCAATACCGTAATCTGCCAGAGGTCTGGATCGTGGAGACCGGGGACTAACACGGTCAGATTTAAAAAGTTGGAGTGGGCGCGATGAGTGGGCTCTGACGGACCTGAGAGACGCTATTCCCCGGAAAACACCGCTTTTTGCCGTTTAACGGACGGAGTGGACCTTATCGTCTCTCTACGAGAGGTTTAAGCGTAGAAATTCCAAGAATAAGCCCTATGGGGTCCGTTACTTTGCCCAAGTGGTGGCTTTCATCTGGAATAAGCGCTCCTCAGTCCGTTACACCTGTTTAAATCTGATGATCCACTAGAACCAATAAGCCAGCACAAGGGAGCGCCGTACGGCGCTCCCTTGTGCTGCAATATTACCTCCAGGACCTAGAAACTCCATCGTCGCCCGCAAAAATTAAAGCCCGCTCAGCAAATCAACATTAAGATAGTTCGTATTTCCCTGTGCACTGTTATACCCCAATTGAATGGTGTTAGAGCCTGCATTCAGCGGTACCGTGACCGATACCGTTCCGTATGCACTCCAGCTGGATGTCGAATTGAACACCAGATTGGAGGCGGCAACCGTGCCGTTCACTTTTACGAAGCGGGAAGCATTGCCTGCCCCTGCCGCGTAGCGGAAGGTCACGGTTCTAGTTCCGGCCGTATTCTGGTTGACATAGAAATCAATGGAGGTGCCGCTTGTGTTCCAACCCCCAACATACCCTCTTCCTGTATAGCCGGCATTGGTGCTCTCATTGATCATACCGCCTCCACCAACCAGCGTCCGCGCTGCATTCTCCGCTTCGTAGGCCCCGTTACCGGCAATGTATCCGGTGTAGCCGTCAGCGGGAACGAGCTGCAGAATGGAAGCGCCCGCAGCGGCAGCTAGGCTCTGCACATAGGAAGTGCCCGTATTACGCAGCCAGTCGCTGCCGATGATTCCGTCGCTCATGCGGCGGTGATTCCAGGCCTGAGTTGCATTCTGCTGAAGAAAGCTTAAGTATTGCGGCTGTCCGCCCAGCGTACGGAGACGGTTCAGATTGCGGGCAAAGACCATTTTGAAACCCGCAGCATCATTCTCCCCTTCATACAACAGAGTCTGGGCGGAGACCATTTTATTAACGGCATACCCGGCTGCATTGTTGGCATCCGTTAGGTAAGCGGAAGCTCCGGTAGCCTGGTACAGGGATACAGCCGCCCCCAGGAACGTTCCGTAATTGTAAGTGAAATCCCAATCCTTAATGAGACCGCTGCCCGCACCTTCAATATGATCATTGATTTTGCTGCCATTGACCAGGGTGGATTTGGTCCAATTATAGATTTGAGTAGCCTTGGTCAGATACGCATTATCATTGTAGGCACTATACAGCTTGACTGCGGTCATGACCATCGGGGCATTCGTGGCCATATTCTTCTGGGCATTGGCTTGGCCCGGTACATGCGCATCCCTTCTCCACCAGATGCCGCCGCCGTACGCGCCGTCCCATTCGTTGTAGATTTGGCCAAACAGGAAGCTGGAACGGTTCAGATACTCCGTGGTTCCAGTCAGTTCATAGGCCCTTGCGCAGGCCAGCGCCCACCAGCCCAGATCATCGTTGAACGGATTCGTCATCATATCCGGGTATTTGGCGTTGAATCCGGTGTAAATGTCATCAATCATCGTGCGGTAGACATTGCTGCCCGTGCGTTCGTAGGCATCCATTACGGTCTCCCAGAGCTGTGCCTCCCACCAGAAATCGGTGTAGAGCCCCCCATCCGGTCCGTGGGCATGTTCGGAATGAATCAGATGATCGCTGTTCGTATAGAAGTATTTGGCGGAAGAATCATAGAATACCTGCACGAATGAGTTCATTGCAGCATCAGCATTGGATACGGTAAAAGCCTCTGCCGTACCTCCAGCACCTGGAGCAGGCACAGTCAGAGACAGGGACAATAGACAGAGAACAGCGGCCGTTCTTACTTTCTTCCAGATGAACATTTCCGGGTACCCCCTTCATTTGTACATTTCGTCCATAACCGTCAGTCGGCAATGGGCTAATGCGTAAGCTTGGCTGCTCCCTCAAGCAGCATCAGACCGCTGAGCTGAACACTGAGCTGTACCGGCAGCACGGGAATCTGCTCCCAAGAGGGTCCGCACAGCCCCAGCGTCCGGTCCAGCC
This genomic interval from Paenibacillus sp. FSL H8-0332 contains the following:
- a CDS encoding IMP dehydrogenase — its product is MAYYYEQPSRTFSEFLLVPSLTTKECIPGNVNLSTPVTKFRQGEAPALTMNLPVTSAVMQAVSDHNMAIALAKSGGISFIYGSQSIEQQVEMVRRVKKFKAGFVLSDSNLRPEDTLQDVLVLKARSGHSTIAITDNGEPTGKLMGIVTSRDYRENRLPPDCPITEFMTPLASLIYAEEGITLTEANDMIWDHKLNCLPIVNASGHLVHLVFRKDYDSHQEYPLELHDDNKQLIVGAGINSRDYKERVPALVEAGADILCIDSSDGYSEWQAETIHYIKDTFGEQVKVGAGNVVDKEGFLYLVEAGADFIKVGIGGGSICITREQKGIGRGQASSVIEVAAARQEYYEQTGIYVPICSDGGIVHDYHIVLALAMGADFVMLGRYFARFDESPGRKLLVGGNFVKEYWGEGASRARNWQRYDFGNADKESKLEFEEGVDSFIPYAGRLKDNLDLSISKIKSTMCNCGSLTIPELQQKAKITLVSSTTIFEGGAHDVMLKEKDRSSS
- the hpt gene encoding hypoxanthine phosphoribosyltransferase, with product MTQITKVLVSKDQLQQRVKELGAEISRDYEGKELVLICILKGGAVFMSDLMREITFPVGVDYMSVSSYGASSTSSGVITIKKDIDMDIRGKHVLLIEDLIDTGLTLQHLKELFALREAASVRICTILSKPSRRLVDVPIDYSGIDIPDEFVVGYGLDYAEQYRNLPEVWIVETGD
- a CDS encoding glycoside hydrolase family 76 protein; its protein translation is MFIWKKVRTAAVLCLLSLSLTVPAPGAGGTAEAFTVSNADAAMNSFVQVFYDSSAKYFYTNSDHLIHSEHAHGPDGGLYTDFWWEAQLWETVMDAYERTGSNVYRTMIDDIYTGFNAKYPDMMTNPFNDDLGWWALACARAYELTGTTEYLNRSSFLFGQIYNEWDGAYGGGIWWRRDAHVPGQANAQKNMATNAPMVMTAVKLYSAYNDNAYLTKATQIYNWTKSTLVNGSKINDHIEGAGSGLIKDWDFTYNYGTFLGAAVSLYQATGASAYLTDANNAAGYAVNKMVSAQTLLYEGENDAAGFKMVFARNLNRLRTLGGQPQYLSFLQQNATQAWNHRRMSDGIIGSDWLRNTGTSYVQSLAAAAGASILQLVPADGYTGYIAGNGAYEAENAARTLVGGGGMINESTNAGYTGRGYVGGWNTSGTSIDFYVNQNTAGTRTVTFRYAAGAGNASRFVKVNGTVAASNLVFNSTSSWSAYGTVSVTVPLNAGSNTIQLGYNSAQGNTNYLNVDLLSGL